Proteins encoded by one window of Sciurus carolinensis chromosome 12, mSciCar1.2, whole genome shotgun sequence:
- the Inava gene encoding innate immunity activator protein isoform X3 translates to MLQMPKLNEIPPGRREGRGKTWGVGRWPGQTAPEAGRQARGARGQDPWDSWGNSRLPTHPVPDQDRCCPSLLCAPSSQKSTMESKDEVSDTDSGIILQSGPDSPVSPMKELTHAVRKQQRALEARLEACLEELRRLCLREAELTGTLPAEYPLKPGEKVPKVRRRIGAAYKLDEWALHREDPLSGLERQLALQLQITEAARRLCSEQNLSRQARRQRKHVALQEEKKLRELQHRLGERRSSQPAPATVPALGRELSASDDSSLSDGLLLEEEDSQVPKPPPESPALPSRPLPPQSLEGLQPAGPEPGGLERAPIQNSPWKETSLDHPYEKPRKSSEPSSESSSPATTPQDGPSASSLWLPEPASYTVVPLRSTPGQRQGRTSAPATPEMQGRRGQSQSLRVDSFRAGAEGRGRSAFPRRRPTHYTVTVPDSCFSPSKPPLPHPACHSCSEDSGSDVSSISHPTSLGSSSPDIFLRPLCPPEPSRHRGWGPACGRELATHYPKLLLPAGYFPAGRYVMVAEGHLPPGEWELCRAAYEEEGAPLRYQRLVPSHSRIVRTPSLKDSPAGRGLSKAAVSEELKWWHERARLRNSRPHSLDRQGAFRVRSLPPGREGFGRALGPRTQVPTVCVLRRSAEGAPVQVFVPENGEIISQV, encoded by the exons ATGCTGCAAATGCCGAAGTTAAATGAAATACCTCCGGGGAGGAGGGAAGGCCGGGGGAAGACGTGGGGAGTGGGAAGATGGCCTGGACAGACAGCTCCTGAAGCTGGGAGGCAGGCGCGGGGGGCGCGGGGGCAGGATCCCTGGGACAG CTGGGGGAATTCCAGGCTACCTACGCATCCTGTTCCAGACCAGGACCGGTGTTGCCCTTCCCTACTCTGTGCCCCCTCCTCCCAGAAATCCACCATGGAGAGTAAGGATGAGGTCAGCGACACTGACAGTGGCATCATCCTGCAGTCTG GCCCGGACAGCCCCGTCTCCCCAATGAAGGAGCTGACCCACGCTGTGCGCAAGCAGCAGAGGGCCCTCGAGGCGCGACTggaggcctgcctggaggagctgCGGAGACTCTGCCTGCGGGAGGCG GAGCTGACGGGCACCTTGCCAGCAGAATATCCTCTCAAACCAGGGGAAAAGGTCCCCAAGGTCCGTCGCAGGATTGGGGCAGCCTACAAGCTGGATGAGTGGGCCTTGCACCGAGAG GACCCCCTGAGCGGCCTAGAGCGCCAGCTGGCCCTGCAGCTGCAGATCACCGAGGCAGCCCGGAGGCTGTGCTCAGAGCAGAACCTCAGCAGGCAGGCCCGCCGGCAGCGGAAGCACGTGGCCCTGCAGGAGGAGAAGAAGCTGCGGGAGCTCCAGCACCGTCTGGGCGAGAGGCGAAGCAGCCAGCCCGCTCCCGCCACTGTACCCGCGCTGGGCCGAG AGCTCAGTGCCTCAGATGATAGCTCCCTGTCTGATGGGCTACTCCTGGAGGAAG AGGACTCCCAAGTGCCAAAACCTCCTCCAgagtccccagccctgccttcccGGCCTCTCCCACCCCAGAGCCTGGAGGGACTGCAACCAGCAGGACCTGAGCCTGGGGGTCTGGAGCGGGCTCCAATCCAGAACAGCCCTTGGAAGGAGACCAGCCTCGACCACCCCTATGAGAAGCCTAGGAAGTCTTCTGAGCCCAGTAGTGAGTCCAG CAGCCCGGCCACCACACCACAGGACGGGCCCAGTGCCTCCAGCCTATGGCTGCCGGAGCCTGCCTCCTACACTGTGGTTCCCCTCCGCAGCACTCCTGGCCAGCGGCAGGGCCGGACCAGTGCTCCCGCCACCCCTGAGATGCAGGGAAGGAGGGGCCAGTCGCAGTCTCTGAG gGTGGATTCCTTCCGCGCAGGTGCAGAGGGCCGAGGCCGCAGCGCCTTTCCTCGTCGCCGCCCCACTCACTACACTGTGACCGTGCCAGATTCCTGCTTCTCCCCAAGCAAGCCCCCGctgccccaccctgcctgccACTCCTGCTCAGAAGACAGTGGCTCCGATGTCTCCAGCatctcccaccccacctccctgggcagcagcagccccGACATCTTCCTGAGGCCTCTCTGTCCACCCGAGCCATCTCGCCACCGTGGGTGGGGCCCGGCCTGTGGCAGAGAGCTGGCCACCCACTACCCCAAGCTGCTGCTGCCTGCCGGCTACTTCCCGGCAGGGCGGTACGTGATGGTGGCCGAGGGCCACCTGCCGCCGGGCGAGTGGGAGCTGTGCCGGGCTGCGTACGAGGAGGAGGGCGCGCCTCTGCGCTACCAGCGCCTGGTGCCCTCCCACAGCCGCATCGTGCGGACGCCCTCCCTGAAGGACAGCCCCGCAGGCCGGGGGCTCAGCAAGGCCGCGGTCTCCGAGGAGCTCAAGTGGTGGCATGAGCGGGCCCGCCTACGGAACAGTCGCCCCCACTCGCTCGACCGCCAAGGGGCTTTCCGGGTCAGGAGCCTGCCCCCGGGGAGAGAGGGCTTCGGGCGAGCCCTGGGGCCCCGGACGCAG GTGCCCACAGTGTGTGTGCTCCGGAGGTCGGCCGAGGGGGCTCCTGTGCA
- the Inava gene encoding innate immunity activator protein isoform X1, with the protein MESKDEVSDTDSGIILQSGPDSPVSPMKELTHAVRKQQRALEARLEACLEELRRLCLREAELTGTLPAEYPLKPGEKVPKVRRRIGAAYKLDEWALHREDPLSGLERQLALQLQITEAARRLCSEQNLSRQARRQRKHVALQEEKKLRELQHRLGERRSSQPAPATVPALGRELSASDDSSLSDGLLLEEEDSQVPKPPPESPALPSRPLPPQSLEGLQPAGPEPGGLERAPIQNSPWKETSLDHPYEKPRKSSEPSSESSSPATTPQDGPSASSLWLPEPASYTVVPLRSTPGQRQGRTSAPATPEMQGRRGQSQSLRVDSFRAGAEGRGRSAFPRRRPTHYTVTVPDSCFSPSKPPLPHPACHSCSEDSGSDVSSISHPTSLGSSSPDIFLRPLCPPEPSRHRGWGPACGRELATHYPKLLLPAGYFPAGRYVMVAEGHLPPGEWELCRAAYEEEGAPLRYQRLVPSHSRIVRTPSLKDSPAGRGLSKAAVSEELKWWHERARLRNSRPHSLDRQGAFRVRSLPPGREGFGRALGPRTQVPTVCVLRRSAEGAPVQVFVPENGEIISQV; encoded by the exons ATGGAGAGTAAGGATGAGGTCAGCGACACTGACAGTGGCATCATCCTGCAGTCTG GCCCGGACAGCCCCGTCTCCCCAATGAAGGAGCTGACCCACGCTGTGCGCAAGCAGCAGAGGGCCCTCGAGGCGCGACTggaggcctgcctggaggagctgCGGAGACTCTGCCTGCGGGAGGCG GAGCTGACGGGCACCTTGCCAGCAGAATATCCTCTCAAACCAGGGGAAAAGGTCCCCAAGGTCCGTCGCAGGATTGGGGCAGCCTACAAGCTGGATGAGTGGGCCTTGCACCGAGAG GACCCCCTGAGCGGCCTAGAGCGCCAGCTGGCCCTGCAGCTGCAGATCACCGAGGCAGCCCGGAGGCTGTGCTCAGAGCAGAACCTCAGCAGGCAGGCCCGCCGGCAGCGGAAGCACGTGGCCCTGCAGGAGGAGAAGAAGCTGCGGGAGCTCCAGCACCGTCTGGGCGAGAGGCGAAGCAGCCAGCCCGCTCCCGCCACTGTACCCGCGCTGGGCCGAG AGCTCAGTGCCTCAGATGATAGCTCCCTGTCTGATGGGCTACTCCTGGAGGAAG AGGACTCCCAAGTGCCAAAACCTCCTCCAgagtccccagccctgccttcccGGCCTCTCCCACCCCAGAGCCTGGAGGGACTGCAACCAGCAGGACCTGAGCCTGGGGGTCTGGAGCGGGCTCCAATCCAGAACAGCCCTTGGAAGGAGACCAGCCTCGACCACCCCTATGAGAAGCCTAGGAAGTCTTCTGAGCCCAGTAGTGAGTCCAG CAGCCCGGCCACCACACCACAGGACGGGCCCAGTGCCTCCAGCCTATGGCTGCCGGAGCCTGCCTCCTACACTGTGGTTCCCCTCCGCAGCACTCCTGGCCAGCGGCAGGGCCGGACCAGTGCTCCCGCCACCCCTGAGATGCAGGGAAGGAGGGGCCAGTCGCAGTCTCTGAG gGTGGATTCCTTCCGCGCAGGTGCAGAGGGCCGAGGCCGCAGCGCCTTTCCTCGTCGCCGCCCCACTCACTACACTGTGACCGTGCCAGATTCCTGCTTCTCCCCAAGCAAGCCCCCGctgccccaccctgcctgccACTCCTGCTCAGAAGACAGTGGCTCCGATGTCTCCAGCatctcccaccccacctccctgggcagcagcagccccGACATCTTCCTGAGGCCTCTCTGTCCACCCGAGCCATCTCGCCACCGTGGGTGGGGCCCGGCCTGTGGCAGAGAGCTGGCCACCCACTACCCCAAGCTGCTGCTGCCTGCCGGCTACTTCCCGGCAGGGCGGTACGTGATGGTGGCCGAGGGCCACCTGCCGCCGGGCGAGTGGGAGCTGTGCCGGGCTGCGTACGAGGAGGAGGGCGCGCCTCTGCGCTACCAGCGCCTGGTGCCCTCCCACAGCCGCATCGTGCGGACGCCCTCCCTGAAGGACAGCCCCGCAGGCCGGGGGCTCAGCAAGGCCGCGGTCTCCGAGGAGCTCAAGTGGTGGCATGAGCGGGCCCGCCTACGGAACAGTCGCCCCCACTCGCTCGACCGCCAAGGGGCTTTCCGGGTCAGGAGCCTGCCCCCGGGGAGAGAGGGCTTCGGGCGAGCCCTGGGGCCCCGGACGCAG GTGCCCACAGTGTGTGTGCTCCGGAGGTCGGCCGAGGGGGCTCCTGTGCA
- the Inava gene encoding innate immunity activator protein isoform X2 — protein MESKDEVSDTDSGIILQSGPDSPVSPMKELTHAVRKQQRALEARLEACLEELRRLCLREAELTGTLPAEYPLKPGEKVPKVRRRIGAAYKLDEWALHREDPLSGLERQLALQLQITEAARRLCSEQNLSRQARRQRKHVALQEEKKLRELQHRLGERRSSQPAPATVPALGREDSQVPKPPPESPALPSRPLPPQSLEGLQPAGPEPGGLERAPIQNSPWKETSLDHPYEKPRKSSEPSSESSSPATTPQDGPSASSLWLPEPASYTVVPLRSTPGQRQGRTSAPATPEMQGRRGQSQSLRVDSFRAGAEGRGRSAFPRRRPTHYTVTVPDSCFSPSKPPLPHPACHSCSEDSGSDVSSISHPTSLGSSSPDIFLRPLCPPEPSRHRGWGPACGRELATHYPKLLLPAGYFPAGRYVMVAEGHLPPGEWELCRAAYEEEGAPLRYQRLVPSHSRIVRTPSLKDSPAGRGLSKAAVSEELKWWHERARLRNSRPHSLDRQGAFRVRSLPPGREGFGRALGPRTQVPTVCVLRRSAEGAPVQVFVPENGEIISQV, from the exons ATGGAGAGTAAGGATGAGGTCAGCGACACTGACAGTGGCATCATCCTGCAGTCTG GCCCGGACAGCCCCGTCTCCCCAATGAAGGAGCTGACCCACGCTGTGCGCAAGCAGCAGAGGGCCCTCGAGGCGCGACTggaggcctgcctggaggagctgCGGAGACTCTGCCTGCGGGAGGCG GAGCTGACGGGCACCTTGCCAGCAGAATATCCTCTCAAACCAGGGGAAAAGGTCCCCAAGGTCCGTCGCAGGATTGGGGCAGCCTACAAGCTGGATGAGTGGGCCTTGCACCGAGAG GACCCCCTGAGCGGCCTAGAGCGCCAGCTGGCCCTGCAGCTGCAGATCACCGAGGCAGCCCGGAGGCTGTGCTCAGAGCAGAACCTCAGCAGGCAGGCCCGCCGGCAGCGGAAGCACGTGGCCCTGCAGGAGGAGAAGAAGCTGCGGGAGCTCCAGCACCGTCTGGGCGAGAGGCGAAGCAGCCAGCCCGCTCCCGCCACTGTACCCGCGCTGGGCCGAG AGGACTCCCAAGTGCCAAAACCTCCTCCAgagtccccagccctgccttcccGGCCTCTCCCACCCCAGAGCCTGGAGGGACTGCAACCAGCAGGACCTGAGCCTGGGGGTCTGGAGCGGGCTCCAATCCAGAACAGCCCTTGGAAGGAGACCAGCCTCGACCACCCCTATGAGAAGCCTAGGAAGTCTTCTGAGCCCAGTAGTGAGTCCAG CAGCCCGGCCACCACACCACAGGACGGGCCCAGTGCCTCCAGCCTATGGCTGCCGGAGCCTGCCTCCTACACTGTGGTTCCCCTCCGCAGCACTCCTGGCCAGCGGCAGGGCCGGACCAGTGCTCCCGCCACCCCTGAGATGCAGGGAAGGAGGGGCCAGTCGCAGTCTCTGAG gGTGGATTCCTTCCGCGCAGGTGCAGAGGGCCGAGGCCGCAGCGCCTTTCCTCGTCGCCGCCCCACTCACTACACTGTGACCGTGCCAGATTCCTGCTTCTCCCCAAGCAAGCCCCCGctgccccaccctgcctgccACTCCTGCTCAGAAGACAGTGGCTCCGATGTCTCCAGCatctcccaccccacctccctgggcagcagcagccccGACATCTTCCTGAGGCCTCTCTGTCCACCCGAGCCATCTCGCCACCGTGGGTGGGGCCCGGCCTGTGGCAGAGAGCTGGCCACCCACTACCCCAAGCTGCTGCTGCCTGCCGGCTACTTCCCGGCAGGGCGGTACGTGATGGTGGCCGAGGGCCACCTGCCGCCGGGCGAGTGGGAGCTGTGCCGGGCTGCGTACGAGGAGGAGGGCGCGCCTCTGCGCTACCAGCGCCTGGTGCCCTCCCACAGCCGCATCGTGCGGACGCCCTCCCTGAAGGACAGCCCCGCAGGCCGGGGGCTCAGCAAGGCCGCGGTCTCCGAGGAGCTCAAGTGGTGGCATGAGCGGGCCCGCCTACGGAACAGTCGCCCCCACTCGCTCGACCGCCAAGGGGCTTTCCGGGTCAGGAGCCTGCCCCCGGGGAGAGAGGGCTTCGGGCGAGCCCTGGGGCCCCGGACGCAG GTGCCCACAGTGTGTGTGCTCCGGAGGTCGGCCGAGGGGGCTCCTGTGCA